The genomic window CAACAATGGATTTCGTCTGACAGCATTAGGCGGCAGCGATAACCATGACTCCGATCTCAAGGCTCAAACCTATTCAGCCATCGGCCATCCTACAACCGCGATCTATGCGGCTAATTTATCGGAGAATGCCATCCTCGATGCGATTCGCGCAGGTCACGTCTTCGTCGATGCTCAGGGCACAAAAGACAGAGCCATCGAATTTACAGCAAAGACGGCTACAAGCGTTGCATCCATGGGAGATGAAATTCAATCTCCTGCGGGAGAGCAGATCCACTTCACGCTAAAGATGACAGCCCTCGCGAGTGACCATCCAGAGATTATTCTGGATGGCCAGCCAACCACATTACTGGATACATGGGCCGCAAAGCAGAACGAAGAAATAAGGAACTTCGACTATCAAAGCGACGGCAAGCGCCATTGGCTCCGAGTCAACATCCGTTCCGAAAGCGGTGTTCTCCTCATTGTAGGAAATCCCATCTACCTGAACTTCTCGAAACGATAAAACCAAACCACCTGTCAGTGAGCACTGACAGGTGGTGCCAAAAGTTTATCGACGCAACCCACAGGCTTCGTCACCGGATTACATCTGGCAACAAGCCCCGCGGGAAATTCGACAACGTACTTGGTCCACGGCGAAGGCTCGGACGCCGGATAGTCCGTACTGATCATCTGCGCTCCACTCGAAAGCGCAAGATCGCGCCGCGTCGTATCATTCGTGCGCGCCTGATCCGTATTCTCATCGGAGCGTGTCCGCACCAGATAGCCCTGCTTCACCAGCGCGTCAATCTCTTCACGCGCTCCGTCGTTCTCTTCCGTAAACGCCGCATCAGGAGCGCTTGGCTCCGCATTAGTAAAGAGCACTCGCCCACGCAGCGATGGATGCCCCTTCGTGTAGATAGGCTCCACATGTCTCTGATCGAGCAAGAAGAGAACCTTACCGCGAGCCTCTGCCAGCGTAGGCCACTTGCCAGCATGAACAGCCTCTACCAGCGTCGCCGAATTGCCGCGCACGTCATCCGGTGTAATCATCTCGTCGGCCGTGAATACGGACTGAATCTCTTTATCCAGCGCATCGAATACAGGAGCAGTAAATGGTTCTGGTGTTACTGCATTCGGAAGGTTGCGGTCTCGCCCCTCTTTCGTCTCGATCAAAATAAAGATCGGCAGATGATGAAGATGCTGCTTCGACCAACCGCGAACATCGCTGAGACAGGCAACAAGAGTCATGCATGTGCTGCGTACATCGATGTCCTGCATATGCAGTACCTTGAATCCCGGCTTGTCCATTACATGATGCGGATCGAACTCCGGGTCCGCTGGCAATCCAGCCTTCGCCACCATACCCAGAATCGCAGGATGCGCGTACCTGCCGCCTTTCGTATCGGAATACACGTCGATCTCTATCTGTCGCACGCCACCCGATAGCTGATCGGCCAGCGGAGCATGATGATAATCGAGCCCATGCAATCCCTCGGGACTTTTCATCGCCATCAGCTTCCTCGCGCTAGGCGGAAACCCTGCATGATAACTATTATGCGAGCCAATCACCTGAATCTGATTTACATGTACCCGCTGGTCCTGCTGCGCAGCAGTTGTCTGTTGCGCCAGCGCCGATCCAGCCATAGCAAATATCGTCATGGCCAGTGAGATTTGAGCTGTCTTTTTGATCGTCATATCTGTCCCGTGATGCGTTTGTTATCCAACCAGGTAGGGCTTGCTGTAATGCGTCGACCACTCCACCAGATCTGCATTCATCCATCGCAGTTTCTGGTTGCGACTGTCCGCCTCAAACAACATATAGGCATTAGCATCGTAGCGAGTAGCTGCCGTAACGTAATGCTGCGGCCCATAGGTATGGGCGAAGTCCACCCACTTATGCCAATGCCCCGCAATCACCATCTGGATCGTATCGCTATGCTTTCTAAGCAGCGGATGCAAACCATAGTCACGCACCTCCGTTGCATCCACCAGCCATAGCGGATAGTGGATAAACACAATGGTAGGCTTGCGATCATTCAGAAGCCCTTCAAACCAATTAAGCTGCTCTTCCCCAAGCGAACCCAGCCGCTTGTCGAACTGAGGCGAGTTTCGATCCCATCTCGCTCCCAGAAAGTTATTAAGGTGCACAAACCGAAAGCCTTTGTAGTCAACCGACGAATACGGCTTTGCCTTCAGCTTTTCAGCGAATAGCCGATGAGACATCTCCCGCGAAACTCGTGGAACGTCATAGTCATGATTGCCAAAGCCCAGGTGCACCGGCATCTGAAAGCCATCGAAGATCTCTTTCGCATTGTCGATGCGTGTCTTGTTCTTGAAGTAAAAATCGTAATCCGCAGAGGGGTAGTTATGAAAACAATCTCCTGCAACAAAGACCTGCTCGATCTTCGGATGGAGTGAATTGATCAGCTCTCGCGCCGAGATGAGACGCTCTGACGTGTGAAGGATGCTTTCATTGTCCTCCACGCCGTTCTCGGTTCCCTTCACATAAAATTCGTCGATGATATGTGGGTCTGCCACAACCGCAAAGTGAAATCTGGAAGGAGATGCTGCCTGCGTTACTTCGCTCCATCCTCGTTGCGTCCAAAGCGTACCCAGCGCCGATGCTCCCATCATGCCAAACGCGCGGCGATCAATCTTCAAACCTGAACTCCATTCTTTGCGACATCAATGCCTTCAGTTAGGTTCGGCACCGCCCTGAAGAGGACGGTGCCGAAGCATTTCCAGTTTCCGTACACCTAACCCACTAGAAGATCAGCTTGGCTGCAAGCTGAAGCTGTCGTGCGGGGTAAGCGCTTGTGATGGCACCAAAGCCTCCATCGGTGATCGCGCTGTCAGGGGCCTGATAATCCACTTGATTGAGCACGTTGAAGGCCTCGGCGCGGAAGTCCAGCTTGGAGGCTTCATTCCAAAGATTGAACGCCTTGTGAAGACCGAAATCCGTATCGAAGTACGCGAAGGAACGAAATTTATTACGCGAGACATTGCCATAAGCGTTCGTATTTCCTAACGCCACCGATGGCACCGCCAGATACGTTCCATCCAGATAGCCCTTCAACGAAGTGGCCGTCTTGATCTGCTTCGAGCCTGGGTTCTTGATCTTCGCACCAGCCATCGTCAACTGTGGGCGGAGAGTCACCAGATCGGACGTATACAGCGGATTATTGGCAGAGCTGCTGTAGTTCAGATTGAAAGGCAATCCACTTGTCGATGTATTGATGACCGTAGTCTGCCATCCACCAAGAACTGCATTGATCAGGAAGTTTGAGTTAGCTCCGAACTTGCGTCCATGACCGTACGGCAGGTCATACACAATCGAAAGCGTGTTGTTGATCGGCTGATCATAACCCGACGGGCCATAGTCATTGCGCGGATTTGCAAAGTTCACGCGGGAGTTATCGCCGTTGCTGGTCTCGAGATGTCCCGAAGCCAGGTCGAATGCACGGCCCCACGTAAACGAGTTCAGCAAGTAAAGCGCGCCGACGCGCTTCTCCAACTTAGCTTGCAGCGAATTATAGGAAGACGAGTTACCGCCATAAGCAATCTCGATATCGCCAAATGTCGTCACCGGACGGCGCGACTGGTAGGTCGCGCAGCCTGCTCCACCTGCATTGAGGCAAGGCGCAGCCTGGTTATAGTCGGCGAGTACCTGAAGGTGCGTGCCCTTGTTGCCGACATAGGCGATGTCCATCACCAATCCCCACGGAAGCTCCCGCTGGAAGCCGAAGAAATAGCTCTGCACATAACCCGTCTCAAAGTTCTTCGGAATATAACGTGATGTCACCTTCTTCGGGTCGAAGTTGGAAGGACTCGTTAGCCCAACTGCGTAGCCCTGCTGCATCTGACGGAAGCAAGCCGTCTGGTCCTGCGTGTCGTTGACACAACGGTTGGTCATAGTCGGCGTTGGATTGTTGATCGAAGCGTTGACGACGTTCGGCCCGTTGTAAGTCAGGTTGTTTTCGCCGCCCTCGCGGTTGTACTGCGTATAGCTGATGCCATAGCCGCCCCGAACGACCGTTTTCGGCGATTCGCTCCAGGCAAACCCGAAGCGCGGTCCCCAGTTCTTCATCGGCACATGTACAAGCGCGCGGTCGTAGACGCTGCCGTTCTTCGCCTGAATCAGAGTATTCGTCGTCGGATCGAAGTTCGCGAGCTTGTTATCGCGCTCCCACTGCGGAGTCGCAATCTCATACCGCAACCCTGCATTGATCGTAAGCGTGGGCGAAACCTTGATGTCATCCTGCACATACATGAAGTTGAACCGCTGCCGGAGGTTCACCACCGTATAGTTCGTCAGCGAATACGAAGACTGATTGCCAAAGAGGAAGTCGGCCATGTCTGCCGCCTGCGAAAGTTGAGCAGCCGCGCTGCTTCCCTGTGCAGGGTCAGACGGATTCGATGCCACGCAAGGCGACACCGGAGCCGCAGGAGGTGTCGTGCAGACCGGAACGGCTGCATAACCAGCCGCGTAGTTGTCCTGTCCGTAGCTCGGGTTGAAGTCGTTGACCTGTGTATTGACCGCCTGATACTCATAGCCGAACTTCATCGAGTGCCGCCCGCGAACCCACGTAAAGTTGGCTTTCGGGTCATAGATCGTCGGGTTCTGAAACTGCGGGCTAGAAGGTTGTGCTCCAAACTGTGTAAAGCCCGTGACCTGCTGCGCATTAAGATCGCGCACGATGCTCTTATCGGTTGGCACACCATTGGTGATGCCGTTTTCCGTCAACAGCGAGGAGTCTCCCTGCCCATAAGGCGTCTTCGCACCCTGGTTCTTCGTATAAGCAAAGCGTATGTCGAGCAGCTTGGTAGGCGAAATAATCCATGTCGTGCCACCTGCAATCTGGCGGTTCAGCAGATGAACATTCGAGTTGCCATTACCGCCCGCGCGCCCCAGCACCGTCGGAGGATCGAAGATGGTCCCGCGATGCTCGCTGTAGCGGGCAAACATGCTCCACTTCTGGTTGAAGGTCTCATCGACCCGGGCATCGCCCTTGTCATCCTGAATCGTGCCGCGCGGCGAAGCAATATAGTTGTTGGCAATCGTGTCATAGGCAACGGCACCAGGACCGCCACCGGTTACAGAGGTCGCATTGTTGGCTGGCAGCGCATTCATCACAGCCAGAGCAAACGGCGTCGCCTGTGACGAGATGTTCCCCGACGTAAAGACCGCACCAGTAACCGGGTTCTGCAGCGTAATCGGTGTCGGCGCAATCGATGGGTCTTTGTAGTGGAACAGGAAGATTCCCTGGCGCTGTTCCGCATTGGGCAGCGTCACCGTCGTCACCTGGTTGCGGAAGATCTGACGCAACCCTTCATAGTCCGCGAAAAAGAACGTGTGGTCCTTGTAGATCGGCCCGCCGAACGTTCCGCCAAACTGGTTGCGGATGAAGATCTGCTTGATCCCGCCTGCCGGCTGAAATGGCCCAATGGCGTTCAGGTTCGTATTGCGGAGATAGTCATATCCCTTGCCATGAAACTTGTTAGTGCCGCGCTGTGTCGACACGTTGATGACCGCGCCCGAAGCCCGGCCATACTCAGCGGAGTAGTTGCTGGTCTCAACGCGGAACTCACTCACCGCATCAGGCGAAGGCGGAATGTTCTCATTCGCGAAGCCCTGGTTCGAGGTGCCGTAGTTGTTGTTGTCGAGACCGTCGAGAAGGAAGTTGTTGAAGGCAGAGCGCTGGCCGTTCACATTGAACGAACCCTCGCGGCTCGATGCCGTCTGGTTCTCCAGCGCGGATTTACGCACACCAGGAGCAAGCAGAACAAGGTCAGCATAGGACCGGCCATTGAGAGGAAGGTTCTCAACCTCGCGCGTCCCAATCACCTGGCCGCGTGAGCTTGTCTCCGTTTCCAGCGCCGTCGGTGCAGCCGACACAGTCACCGTCTCGGCAACCGATCCAGCCTTCAGCGCCAGGTCCACGCGTTGACGAGCGTTGGTGGTCACCGTGAAGGCCTGCGTCTGCGTCTGCTGAAAGCCCTGCGCCTCGGCAACGACCTTGTACGAACCGATCTGCACGCTCGAAAACTCATAGCGGCCCTCAGCGTCCGTCGTCGCGGTCTGCTGAATGCTCGTTGCAACGTTGGTCAGCGTCACCTTGCTGTTCGGTATCGCCGCGCTCGTCGTGTCCCTGACATAGCCGAGCACCGAAGCCGACTCAAACTGTCCATAGCACTGGAGCGCTGGCAAGAGCAACAGAATCGCCAGCACCAGCGGCAACCATCCCCATGTCTGCGCCACCAACCGTGTTCTCGTAAATCCGCTTCCCGAACAATTCGGGCTCACTGCTTGCATACTTTGCATCATCTGTCCTGCCTTCTCGGAAAAAATGAACTTCATTGGGTGGTACCAGCGCAGCGGCATCATCCGCGTTTACGCTTCACAACGTACTGCCTTGTTCAACCGAAATGAACATTACGCACCCCGTAGAACACCTGTCAACCAAAATGCGCTAACGGAACCGATAACGTAAATTCCAGAAAAACACAGACAAGCTACTCAAAACAATATACTTAATAGTGAAAAACCATATTGTTTAGCGAAAACTAAAACGACCTGAAAATTGCTCAGAAGCGCATAAACTCCATCATGCTGTTTTGATGTGAATAGAAAGTGAACAGCCAATGACGCCGCCATAAACATACGCAGCGCCCAGGTCCGGTTCACCAGATCATTATCACAACTTAGGCAAATCGAGCGTCCACCGTCACCACGCCCCACTGACGATCCACCACCTCGCGATGCGCCGCCATCATCCATACAAAGTTCAGCTCACTGCCGGGGATCGCCACATTCGGGTGATATCCCTCCGGCAACAGCACGGCATCCCCATCGCGCACCACCTCCACCTCGGCGGCTGAGATCCCGTCCGTGTATACCAGTTGCAGCCCAAACGCAGGCTCCGGCATATCGAAGAACACATAGATCTCCTCGAGCATCGCCGCATGTTCATGCGGAGGCCAGCTCGTCCAGTTGCCCGGCAGCGAACTCGTCACCCCCACCACCAACCGCCCCGCCTGCACATTCGTCCCCAGCATGATATTGATCTCGCGCTTCGAGCTCTCATTGCCCGCCACAAAGTGCAGCTTCTCATTCGCCTTCACGCTGGCATAGGGGACGAACTGCACCGGGTACTCGCCCTCCACCACAGCAGAGCACTCCACCAAGTCGACCGCGGCAGTAGTCTCCACCGTCACCGGCAATCCCTTCGAAACATACAGAGCATCTTTCGCCCCCAGCTCAAAGTGCTGCTCTCCGACCGTAACCGTAGCCGCGCCGCTCAGGCATACCAGCCCCGTCTCCTGCCCGTCATTCGTAAATCTCACGCGGCTCTGCTCTGCATCCAGCCGAATCCGCCCATAGCTCATCTCCCGCATCGAGCTGTTGCTCGGAGAGATGAAGATGTTCCGCCCCTTCAAACCAGCCGTACCGCCAATCAAACGCTTCGACATCGCCTCGTCCTTCTCCGGCTCTCGCCACTATCTCGTCTATACGTCATCTCAACCAAACCCAGCCACTAACTTACGTCATCTCGACCGGAGCGAAGCGCAGTGGAGAGACCCCTGTATTCGCTGTTGCTCTTGCAGTTGTTTGTTCTTAACCCAACCCGGCTCCAACAATCACCTGCAAAGGTCAAAAAAAATAGCCCCGAAAAAGCTCTCGCAATCTCGGGGCTGCTCAGTGAAAACTCGGGGAAGGTCTCCGTTACCAGGCAATCTTCGCCGGAAAGAACTCGGCAAACAGATCGTCGTAGTAAGGCTTCAGCTCCTTCAGATTTGGCTTCGTATGTCCCTTCGAATACAGGTCATACACGTTGAACTTGTTCACCCAATCAAACATCTTCACATCGTGGTCGCTCATCAGGTGGCGGTACGCGCCATGCCGGTGCGCCGCATAAAACGAGTGATAGCGCAGCATGTAGAGCGACTCTTCGGGCATGTAGTTCTTCATCACTTCGCCGATATAGCCGTCGTGCCCAAACGACAGGTGCACCTTACTCAGTCCGCAGTTCGGCTCGTAGATGCCGTACTTCGTCTGATACAGCGCGTTGTTGATATCGGGGTTCGCCTTGAAGTACTGCGGAAAGACGATCTGGTCGGAGTAAGCGCAACCGACCGGGAACGTATCGCCCACCACGCCCCACTGCGGCTCGCCCCACAGGCACAGCACCTTGCCCAGATCGTGGATAAATCCTGTCAGCACAAACCAGCGCGGATGCCCGTCCTTGCGAATTGCCTCCGACGTCTGCAGCAGATGCTCGATCTGCGTAAGATCGGTGTCCGGATCGCTATCGTCCACCAGCGTATTCAGAAACTCCGCAGCCTCCCAGATGCTCTTCTCGCCTTTGTTCAAGCTGAAGTATTCCTTCTCCTTCGCCATCACATAGTCAAAGCTCTGGTGCAGGTGATTCAGGCGATAGAACTCAGCGACACCGGGGGTCGCATGTTCGTCATACTGACGGAACTCGTCCTCGCTCTTGCCTTCCTGATAGCGCCCGGTTAAAAATTCATCCCACTCATCCATGTCCTTCAGCGGGGCGTCGTTCGAGATTGCTGTCGTTGCCATAGGAATTTCCTCTTCGGCGCGAAAAATCCGCGGCTCGCGTTACCGCTAACTATAGTAGCCCTGAAAATGCCGCGATGGCAAGTGGAATCTTCTACTTATTTCACAGCGGCAGCGCCAACGGAAGACTGCCGCACCACGAGCGTCGACTCCAGCAGAACGCTGCGCGGCGACTGCTCCGGCTTGGCCGACAGATCCAGCGCAAACTCTCCCGCCACCCGTCCCAGCTCAGAGGTCCCATGGTCGATCGAGCTCAGCGGCACCCTCAGATAATCCGCATAGCGCAGGTTTCCGCAGCCAATAAACGCAATGTCCTCAGGCACCCGCAACCCTGCCTGCAGCGTCGCTTCAATCGCTCCGATAGCGGTCAGGTCGTTGTAGCAGAACACCGCATCCGGACGAGGGCTCAGCCGCAGAAGCTCCTGCATCGCCTGAAACCCCGCAGTATCGCCCGCCTCTTCCACTCGCTCCCGCACCAGAACATAGCTCTCCGGCACGATCAGCCGATGCTCCGCCATCACACTCCGATAGCCGCGCAGACGGTCGAACGAAGGACTGGTGTTCTTCCCGCCGATATGTGCAATACGCTTCCGCCCAATCTCGATCAGGTGCCGCGTAGCCATCTCGCCAACCTTCACATCGTCCGTCCCGACAAAGTGCGCCGCCAGATGAGGAAAGTTCCGGTCAAACAGCAGGTACGGAGTCCGTACATCTCCCAGCTCATAAAAATTACGCAGGCTCGCCTGGCACGATGCGATCAGTAGAACATCGATTCCCCGGCTCAGCAGCGTCCGAATCTCCTGCTGCTCCACCTCGGGGTCTTCCTCCGACGAAGCCAGAATCAAAGCCCGCTTGCTCGTTCGCAAAACGCCGCTCAGAGACTTGGCAAACTCGGCAAAGAACGGATGCACCAGGTCCGGCACCACCAGCCCCACGGTATAGGTGCGCCCGCTGGCCAGCCCCCGCGCCATCATGTTGGGCTGATAGTTCAGCTCCTTCATGCGCTTCAACACCCGTTTCCGCGTCTCTTCTCCGATATCGGCATTGCCCCGCAACACCTTCGACACGGTTACGACCGACACTCCCAAATCACGCGCAATATCTTTCAGCCTTACAGCCATGTCCGCTCCTGAAACTTCTCCACACCTGAAGCATACCCAAACTCAGCCATCCTGAACGATCTCAGGTCAAAACCAAACCACCTACCCGCATTTGCCGCTGCATTTGCTCTCGCCGTTGCAATTGCTCTTGCGGTTGCCCTTGCCTCTAGGTACGCCAAGGCTTCAGCCTTGGCTCTCTAATACTCAGCAGAGGAAAAGGGCTTTAGCCCCTGGGGCACGCCTTCCTCCCCATCGACTCCAAACCCTAAGAAAACCGAGTCCTTCTCCACAAGCTCCAGGTCCCCACAATCAAGCTCAGCAGCAACACCGCACCCAGGGCAGCAATCCAGCGAACATTCATCGCCAGCGGAGGCACGACCGCCCTCACTCCAAGCCAGATAAACACGCCTGTAGCCGCGGCAATGATCGCATAGTCCCACCAACGCCGCTTCTCGTTGCGCGTGTTGAACTCTTCGCCGGCCATCGCCATCATCGTCCGGTTATAGTCCAGCCCATAGCGCTCGCACTCCCGCAGCACCGCCTCATTGGTCGAGGTCTGCTCCTTCGCCGACGCCACCGCCGTACTGATCGCCAGCGCCCCCAGAATCATCACCACCGATCCCGTCACCACCAGCAGCTTATGCCGATGGTCCGCCGCCGCCAGCTCCCCAAACACCAGCGCTCCCCACGCCAATCCCCAAAGCTGGTTCGTGTTCGAAAGCGGAATCCCCCGGCCAATGCCGACATACTTCGTAGCAAACTGCTGAAACAAATCGCCAATCACCCAAACAAAACCACCCAGAAACAGCCAGAAGACCATTCCCCGCAGATGGAACAACTGGAACGAGGGCGAGTGCAGTCCGCCATCGAGCGCCAGCGTCAGCGCAAACACCGTGCTCAGCTCCCCCACCGTAAAGGCCGTCACAAACGACAGCGGATTCATGCCGCTCAGATAAGCCTTCCGGTAAGGAACATACATCGTCCCCCACATCAAACTCGCACCAGCGGCAGCTAATATCCCTCCCACCGCATTGTGGCCGGTCGCCGTCCCGCCATGTAGCGTGCTGAAGCCCAGCATCACCGCCGCAGCCACAATGGCCGCGGTCCCCAGCACCACCTTGCCGATGTTCTTCGCGCTCGCTCCTTCAAGCTCGCGGAACAGCAGCCGTCCCCACAAAAGCCCGATCAGCGAGTTCGTATTCCACAGCGGAAACGCCACCGCCAGCCCCACATCGCGAATCGCAAACACCGTCAGCGTATTCGCCACCGCCCACAGCGCCCCAGCCAGCAGCGCCCAAACGATCAGGTGCTTCTTCGCAAACAGATCGGCGAAGACGTAGCTCGTTCCCTTCAGCAGCGTCGGAAACGTCCACCGCGCCGTAAACACCCCCGCCACCATGCACAGCGAGATCGCAAACGGGGAGAACCCCGCGTTCACCAGCTTCGTCGGGGCCTCCGCCGCGCCCAGCCACACTCCCGCCGTCAGCCCGCAGACCACGCCCAGGCCATGCAGCGACATCCCATCTTTTTGCCTCTTGGTTACCACGCTTCCCACACACTTCTCCACGTTCAATTGAGCATCTTTTACAAAAATGGCCGGGACTTTTATCTAGTGCAGCGCCACCAGCAGGGCAATCCCGGCGAGCAGTACAAAAAACGGCACCAGAAAGTGACTATCGGTCACAATCGTCCTCACGCCGCGCCAAAAACCCATCGCAAAACCCTCCACCTTCGAACCTGCCTGAAAACTCGAACCAGCCATCAAAACCTATAGAAACGTCATCTCTACCGGAGCCACGCGGCGTCGTCCTGCGGCGCAGCGGAGACCCCTGTATTTCGCCGTTCTTCTTGCCGTCGCCAGTTCTTTCTCCGGATGCACAATCTGCCACCGGCACTGTCAAAACAATCCCCTGCCTCAAACTAGCCAATAAGTAAGCGGTTACGTTGCAGCCAACGTACATGCCACAGCAAAGCATGTCAATAGAGCTTCACGCATATCCCAATGAGCAGAAGGCTTTGTTATCTAGCCCGCCCCGAAGCTTACCCTAACCATAAATGCACGTCATCTTGACCGGGGCGCAGCGCGCAGTGGAGAGACCCCCGTATTTCGCCGTTCCCTGCACGATTCTCCAAACCCAGCCCCCACAGAAAAGCCCTGGAGATCATCCAGGGCTTTCTCTGCTGCTACTTCATCAACTCCTAGAAAGGATTGAGCTTGTCCAGACCCTTCTTCTTCTTGTGCTTGCTCGACGACTCATCTGACTTGTCGAACCCAGGCTTCGTCTTCTTCCCCTTAGCGTTCGGGGCCTGCGCCGCGGGCTGCGTTCCCGGCTTGATGTCGTTCGCTTGCATCGGAGAATCCCCGGCCTTCTCGATCGCAGGCAGAGGTGTATTGTTCGTCGGCCCTACCGCCTTCAACCCGCCATCCGGCTTCGGGGCCGAGGAAGGCGAAACAATCTCCACGCCCATCGAATCTGAGGCAGTTCCCGACGATGTATTGCTGGTCGCCCCCGGAACGCTCGTCTGCACCGCAGAGCCGTTGTCCGCACCCGGAGCAGCCGTAGGAACATCATGGAACGCCAGCGGAGCAGCCGGTGCCGCAGGGGCTACAGCCTCATCCGCCGGTGCAGCATCGGTCGTCGCAGCCGACGCCGGCTTGGCCGCCGGGGTCGTCGCGGTCTCAGGATGCATCGAGGTATTGAAGTCCGAGATAATCTTGCGCGTAACATCCGGAGCCAAAGTCGCCTTGGGATCGGTCAGCGACGGATCGCCGGCATGGGCCGCCATCACCGTATCCGGCGTATGCATTACCAGCAGCCTGGCCCGTTCTTTCAGGTTGTAGCCCGAGCGGCTGTTCTCCAACGCCTCGCTCGCCGCCACCTGCTCCGCCGTAGGCTTCGGAATCGGCAGCTCCATCGCCGCCAGCCGGTCGCGTGCATCTTCTACGTGCGGCGAAGCCGAGTGCTCAAGCACCACCTTGCGATAAGCATCTGCCGCCTGGTCGTCATAAATATGTTCCAGCCGTGCCTTCGCGGCCTCGGGCAGACGGATCGAGCGGACGTACTTCGCCTCAGCCTCGTAAGCGTCTCCCAGTCCCACCAGCACATCGTCCATGTGGCTGTACTCGGGATACGTGTCCACCACCGTCTGATAGCGGGCGATCGTCGCAGGCCACGCAGCACGGGAAGCGTAAAAATCTCCAATCTCCGCCTCGCGCTCCGCCATCACCTCCTGCACCTCGCGCAGACGCTGCCTGGCCTGAGGCACCAGCGCCGACTCCGGGAACTGCTGCAGCATCAGCCGGTACTCTTCCTCGGCATGGGTGGCGTTCGTATAGTCACGGTCCGGTTTGTCCATCTGCCGGAAATAGATATCGCCCACGCGCATCTGCGCCTCGGCGGCCTCAGGAGCGTTGGGGAAGAAGGTGA from Granulicella sp. L56 includes these protein-coding regions:
- a CDS encoding inositol oxygenase family protein; translation: MATTAISNDAPLKDMDEWDEFLTGRYQEGKSEDEFRQYDEHATPGVAEFYRLNHLHQSFDYVMAKEKEYFSLNKGEKSIWEAAEFLNTLVDDSDPDTDLTQIEHLLQTSEAIRKDGHPRWFVLTGFIHDLGKVLCLWGEPQWGVVGDTFPVGCAYSDQIVFPQYFKANPDINNALYQTKYGIYEPNCGLSKVHLSFGHDGYIGEVMKNYMPEESLYMLRYHSFYAAHRHGAYRHLMSDHDVKMFDWVNKFNVYDLYSKGHTKPNLKELKPYYDDLFAEFFPAKIAW
- a CDS encoding 5-deoxy-glucuronate isomerase, giving the protein MSKRLIGGTAGLKGRNIFISPSNSSMREMSYGRIRLDAEQSRVRFTNDGQETGLVCLSGAATVTVGEQHFELGAKDALYVSKGLPVTVETTAAVDLVECSAVVEGEYPVQFVPYASVKANEKLHFVAGNESSKREINIMLGTNVQAGRLVVGVTSSLPGNWTSWPPHEHAAMLEEIYVFFDMPEPAFGLQLVYTDGISAAEVEVVRDGDAVLLPEGYHPNVAIPGSELNFVWMMAAHREVVDRQWGVVTVDARFA
- a CDS encoding metallophosphoesterase → MKIDRRAFGMMGASALGTLWTQRGWSEVTQAASPSRFHFAVVADPHIIDEFYVKGTENGVEDNESILHTSERLISARELINSLHPKIEQVFVAGDCFHNYPSADYDFYFKNKTRIDNAKEIFDGFQMPVHLGFGNHDYDVPRVSREMSHRLFAEKLKAKPYSSVDYKGFRFVHLNNFLGARWDRNSPQFDKRLGSLGEEQLNWFEGLLNDRKPTIVFIHYPLWLVDATEVRDYGLHPLLRKHSDTIQMVIAGHWHKWVDFAHTYGPQHYVTAATRYDANAYMLFEADSRNQKLRWMNADLVEWSTHYSKPYLVG
- a CDS encoding TonB-dependent receptor, which gives rise to MAQTWGWLPLVLAILLLLPALQCYGQFESASVLGYVRDTTSAAIPNSKVTLTNVATSIQQTATTDAEGRYEFSSVQIGSYKVVAEAQGFQQTQTQAFTVTTNARQRVDLALKAGSVAETVTVSAAPTALETETSSRGQVIGTREVENLPLNGRSYADLVLLAPGVRKSALENQTASSREGSFNVNGQRSAFNNFLLDGLDNNNYGTSNQGFANENIPPSPDAVSEFRVETSNYSAEYGRASGAVINVSTQRGTNKFHGKGYDYLRNTNLNAIGPFQPAGGIKQIFIRNQFGGTFGGPIYKDHTFFFADYEGLRQIFRNQVTTVTLPNAEQRQGIFLFHYKDPSIAPTPITLQNPVTGAVFTSGNISSQATPFALAVMNALPANNATSVTGGGPGAVAYDTIANNYIASPRGTIQDDKGDARVDETFNQKWSMFARYSEHRGTIFDPPTVLGRAGGNGNSNVHLLNRQIAGGTTWIISPTKLLDIRFAYTKNQGAKTPYGQGDSSLLTENGITNGVPTDKSIVRDLNAQQVTGFTQFGAQPSSPQFQNPTIYDPKANFTWVRGRHSMKFGYEYQAVNTQVNDFNPSYGQDNYAAGYAAVPVCTTPPAAPVSPCVASNPSDPAQGSSAAAQLSQAADMADFLFGNQSSYSLTNYTVVNLRQRFNFMYVQDDIKVSPTLTINAGLRYEIATPQWERDNKLANFDPTTNTLIQAKNGSVYDRALVHVPMKNWGPRFGFAWSESPKTVVRGGYGISYTQYNREGGENNLTYNGPNVVNASINNPTPTMTNRCVNDTQDQTACFRQMQQGYAVGLTSPSNFDPKKVTSRYIPKNFETGYVQSYFFGFQRELPWGLVMDIAYVGNKGTHLQVLADYNQAAPCLNAGGAGCATYQSRRPVTTFGDIEIAYGGNSSSYNSLQAKLEKRVGALYLLNSFTWGRAFDLASGHLETSNGDNSRVNFANPRNDYGPSGYDQPINNTLSIVYDLPYGHGRKFGANSNFLINAVLGGWQTTVINTSTSGLPFNLNYSSSANNPLYTSDLVTLRPQLTMAGAKIKNPGSKQIKTATSLKGYLDGTYLAVPSVALGNTNAYGNVSRNKFRSFAYFDTDFGLHKAFNLWNEASKLDFRAEAFNVLNQVDYQAPDSAITDGGFGAITSAYPARQLQLAAKLIF
- a CDS encoding phosphatidylinositol-specific phospholipase C1-like protein produces the protein MTIKKTAQISLAMTIFAMAGSALAQQTTAAQQDQRVHVNQIQVIGSHNSYHAGFPPSARKLMAMKSPEGLHGLDYHHAPLADQLSGGVRQIEIDVYSDTKGGRYAHPAILGMVAKAGLPADPEFDPHHVMDKPGFKVLHMQDIDVRSTCMTLVACLSDVRGWSKQHLHHLPIFILIETKEGRDRNLPNAVTPEPFTAPVFDALDKEIQSVFTADEMITPDDVRGNSATLVEAVHAGKWPTLAEARGKVLFLLDQRHVEPIYTKGHPSLRGRVLFTNAEPSAPDAAFTEENDGAREEIDALVKQGYLVRTRSDENTDQARTNDTTRRDLALSSGAQMISTDYPASEPSPWTKYVVEFPAGLVARCNPVTKPVGCVDKLLAPPVSAH